A portion of the Pseudomonas sp. GR 6-02 genome contains these proteins:
- the hisH gene encoding imidazole glycerol phosphate synthase subunit HisH, translating into MQTVAVIDYGMGNLHSVAKALEHVGAGKVLITSDADVIREADRVVFPGVGAIRDCMAEIRRLGFDSLVREVSQDRPFLGICVGMQALLDSSEENDGVDCIGLFPGQVKFFGKDLHEDGEHLKVPHMGWNEVKQTVIHPLWHNIPDLARFYFVHSYYIAAGNARQVVGSGHYGVDFAAALADGSRFAVQFHPEKSHTHGLQLLQNFAAWDGRW; encoded by the coding sequence ATGCAGACGGTCGCGGTTATCGATTACGGCATGGGCAACCTGCACTCGGTGGCCAAGGCCCTCGAGCATGTCGGCGCCGGCAAGGTCTTGATCACCAGCGATGCCGACGTGATTCGCGAAGCCGACCGGGTGGTATTCCCCGGTGTTGGCGCGATTCGCGATTGCATGGCGGAGATCCGTCGCCTGGGCTTCGATTCGCTGGTGCGTGAAGTCAGCCAGGACCGTCCGTTCCTTGGCATTTGCGTGGGCATGCAAGCCTTGCTCGACAGCAGCGAAGAGAACGATGGCGTCGACTGCATCGGTCTGTTTCCAGGCCAGGTGAAGTTCTTCGGCAAGGATCTGCACGAAGACGGCGAACATTTGAAAGTGCCGCACATGGGCTGGAACGAAGTGAAGCAGACGGTGATTCACCCGCTGTGGCACAACATTCCGGACCTGGCGCGCTTCTACTTCGTGCACAGCTACTACATCGCTGCCGGCAATGCGCGGCAGGTGGTCGGTAGCGGTCATTACGGGGTCGATTTCGCCGCCGCGCTGGCCGATGGCTCGCGTTTCGCCGTGCAGTTCCACCCGGAGAAGAGCCACACCCATGGCCTGCAATTGCTGCAGAACTTCGCCGCGTGGGATGGCCGCTGGTAA
- a CDS encoding DUF2164 domain-containing protein yields the protein MAAKKKPPILTLTPEQESEANHKIKRFMEDRFELDLGSFEAAEILELFTREIAPHYYNRAIFDVQTHLKERFESIESDLWALEKN from the coding sequence ATGGCTGCCAAGAAGAAGCCGCCGATCCTGACCCTTACTCCCGAGCAGGAGAGCGAGGCCAATCACAAGATCAAGCGCTTCATGGAGGACCGCTTCGAACTGGACCTGGGTTCGTTCGAAGCGGCTGAAATCCTTGAGCTGTTTACCCGCGAAATTGCTCCGCACTATTACAACAGGGCGATTTTCGATGTGCAGACGCACCTCAAAGAGAGGTTCGAAAGCATCGAAAGCGACCTGTGGGCGCTCGAGAAAAACTGA